The Prunus persica cultivar Lovell chromosome G7, Prunus_persica_NCBIv2, whole genome shotgun sequence genome has a segment encoding these proteins:
- the LOC18771351 gene encoding peroxidase 72 codes for MAQSLSFLLALSLLALVPLCFCDKTLGGYLYPQFYDHSCPRATEIVKSVVAKAVAREARMAASLLRLHFHDCFVQGCDASILLDSSKNIITEKRSVPNQNSARGFEVIDEIKSALEKECPNRVSCADILALAARDSTVLSGGPNWEVPLGRRDSKGASLSGSNNNIPAPNNTFQTVLTKFKRQKLNIVDLVALSGSHTIGNARCTSFRQRLYNQSGNGLADFTLDQSYAAQLRTRCPRSGGDQTLFFLDFVSPTKFDNSYFKNLLASKGLLNSDEILITKSEVTKQLVQQYAENTELFFEQFAKSMVKMGNISPLTGSRGEIRKRCRKINSINQNA; via the exons atggCTCAGTCTTTGAGCTTCCTTCTagctctttctcttcttgCCCTTGTCCCACTTTGTTTCTGTGATAAAACTCTTGGTGGGTATCTCTACCCACAGTTTTATGACCACTCCTGCCCTAGAGCAACAGAGATTGTAAAGTCTGTTGTTGCCAAGGCTGTTGCAAGAGAAGCTCGCATGGCTGCCTCTTTGCTTAGGCTGCATTTCCATGACTGCTTTGTACAG GGTTGTGATGCATCAATTCTGTTGGACAGCAGCAAGAACATAATCACGGAGAAGAGGTCTGTCCCAAACCAGAATTCAGCTCGAGGGTTCGAAGTAATCGATGAAATCAAGTCTGCATTAGAGAAAGAGTGCCCCAACAGAGTGTCCTGTGCTGACATTTTGGCTCTTGCTGCTAGAGACTCCACTGTGCTA TCTGGGGGGCCAAACTGGGAGGTTCCACTAGGCAGAAGAGATTCAAAAGGAGCAAGTTTAAGTGGCTCCAACAACAACATCCCTGCTCCAAACAACACTTTCCAAACTGTTCTCACCAAGTTCAAGAGGCAAAAGCTCAACATTGTTGATCTTGTGGCACTATCTG GAAGCCACACCATTGGAAATGCCAGATGCACCTCATTCAGGCAGAGGCTTTACAACCAGTCAGGCAATGGCTTAGCTGACTTCACCCTTGACCAATCATATGCTGCACAGTTGAGAACCAGGTGCCCAAGATCTGGTGGAGACCAAACCCTGTTTTTCTTGGACTTTGTCAGCCCAACGAAGTTTGACAACAGCTACTTCAAGAACTTGTTGGCTTCCAAGGGCCTCCTGAACTCAGATGAAATTCTTATCACGAAGAGTGAAGTGACAAAGCAATTGGTTCAACAGTATGCTGAGAACACTGAGCTTTTCTTTGAGCAGTTTGCCAAGTCCATGGTGAAGATGGGAAATATTTCCCCACTTACAGGGTCAAGGGGAGAGATCAGAAAGAGATGCAGGAAGATCAACTCAATCAATCAGAATGCATGA
- the LOC18769420 gene encoding uncharacterized protein LOC18769420, with translation MRYLRFISPHFSRIHKTLNPQSPPLSSLQSKPQISSHFVCNYTTAAPEQRPPPSETVSAIADEISGLTLLEVSDLTEVLREKLGIKEMPVMAMMMPGMGFGGLKGAGKGGPAAAKGEEKVEKTAFDVKLDSFDAAAKIKVIKEVRTFTSLGLKEAKDLVEKAPTLLKKGVTKEEADSIVAKMKEVGAKVSME, from the coding sequence ATGAGATATTTACGGTTCATTTCCCCACATTTTTCTCGTATtcacaaaaccctaaacccacaAAGCCCTCCTCTATCCTCTCTCCAATCAAAGCCCCAGATTAGTTCTCATTTCGTGTGCAATTACACCACCGCTGCACCGGAGCAACGGCCACCTCCGTCCGAGACGGTATCGGCGATCGCGGATGAGATCTCGGGCCTGACTTTGCTCGAAGTCTCGGACCTCACGGAGGTTCTGAGGGAGAAATTGGGCATAAAGGAGATGCCTGTGATGGCGATGATGATGCCGGGGATGGGATTTGGCGGCTTGAAAGGCGCCGGCAAAGGTGGTCCGGCGGCGGCTAAAGGCGAGGAGAAGGTGGAGAAGACGGCTTTTGATGTAAAGCTCGATTCTTTTGATGCTGCAGCGAAGATCAAAGTGATTAAGGAGGTGAGGACGTTTACGAGTTTGGGGCTGAAGGAGGCCAAGGACTTGGTGGAGAAGGCGCCTACGCTGTTGAAGAAGGGGGTTACGAAAGAGGAGGCGGATTCGATTGTCGCGAAGATGAAGGAAGTTGGTGCCAAAGTTTCTATGGAGTGA
- the LOC109950466 gene encoding uncharacterized protein LOC109950466, with amino-acid sequence MKQETIKVASGNSSRPGMANDHDDEHMAKALSYIEHVLLDSDDELEEDGHAEENEQLALKIQEFEAFLLGTEAIAATQEEQEQPQPEQGSFFYGNYAVPLVPSLQEPAALHAHKAIAAQGMPILLQELGLGWFCGNYVPPHHFIPFQEPCSPHVLQAQEAIALCSYYGIHNSVPHRYILPFPSFQPSIQFQEPAATYALQAQQAIATQEQLKLELGSCNGFHKYVPPDLPPVPSIQHLIQICSKPFDRHLTKSDAMFSLEVKKCDAEEHC; translated from the coding sequence atgaaacaagaaaccaTAAAAGTGGCTTCAGGAAACAGCTCCAGGCCAGGCATGGCTAATGATCATGATGATGAACACATGGCTAAAGCTCTTTCTTACATAGAGCACGTGCTTTTGGATTCTGATGatgagttggaagaagatgggCATGCAGAAGAAAATGAGCAACTAGCATTGAAAATCCAAGAATTTGAAGCATTCTTACTAGGCACAGAAGCCATTGCTGCAACACAAGAAGAGCAAGAACAACCACAACCAGAACAAGGTTCCTTCTTCTATGGAAACTATGCTGTCCCGCTAGTCCCGAGCCTTCAAGAACCTGCTGCCCTACATGCCCACAAAGCCATTGCAGCACAAGGCATGCCTATACTACTACAGGAGCTAGGACTAGGTTGGTTCTGTGGAAACTATGTGCCTCCTCATCACTTCATTCCATTTCAAGAACCTTGTTCTCCACATGTCCTGCAagcccaagaagccattgcgCTATGTTCATACTATGGAATTCACAACTCTGTCCCTCATCGTTATATCCTACCATTCCCAAGCTTCCAAccctcaattcaatttcaagaaCCTGCAGCCACATATGCCCTGCAAGCCCAACAAGCCATTGCAACACAAGAACAGCTAAAACTAGAATTAGGTTCATGCAATGGATTTCACAAGTATGTCCCTCCTGATCTCCCACCAGTCCCAAGCATCCAACACTTGATTCAAATATGCAGCAAGCCTTTTGACAGACACTTGACAAAATCTGATGCGATGTTCTCATTAGAGGTGAAGAAATGTGACGCAGAAGAACATTGTTGA
- the LOC18770561 gene encoding folate transporter 1, chloroplastic isoform X2: MSSASQWQWETATAGAIAGFATVAAMHPLDVVRTRFQVHDGRVSNLPTYKNTAHAIFTIARLEGLGGLYAGFSPAVLGSTVSWGLYFFFYGRAKQRYSKNRDEQLSPGLHLASAAEAGALVSLCTNPIWLVKTRLQLQTPLHQTQPYSGFYDALRTIVREEGWAALYKGLLPSLFLVSHGAIQFTAYEELRKVVVDFKSKKRRRHSGSADSVLNSVDYAALGASSKVAAILLSYPFQVMRSRLQQRPSSEGIPRYMDSWHVIRETVRFEGVRGFYKGITPNLLKNVPAASITFIVYENVLKFLKFARTNE, from the exons ATGTCGTCGGCGTCGCAGTGGCAGTGGGAAACTGCCACCGCCGGCGCCATCGCCGGGTTCGCCACTGTCGCGGCGATGCATCCTCTAGACGTTGTCCGTACGAGATTTCAAGTCCACGATGGTCGAGTCTCCAATCTTCCAACTTACAAGAACACGGCTCACGCCATTTTCACCATTGCTCGATTGGag GGCTTGGGAGGACTCTATGCAGGCTTTTCTCCTGCTGTTCTTGGTTCCACTGTTTCATGGGGCTTATATTTCTTCTT CTATGGAAGAGCGAAACAAAGGTATTCTAAAAACAGGGATGAGCAGCTGAGCCCTGGTCTTCATCTCGCTTCTGCAGCAGAAGCTGGTGCTTTG GTTTCTTTGTGCACAAATCCTATTTGGCTTGTAAAAACAAGATTGCAGCTTCAGACTCCTCTTCATCAAACTCAACCATATTCTGGGTTTTATG ATGCCTTAAGAACTATAGTGAGAGAGGAAGGGTGGGCTGCGCTTTATAAAGGTCTTCTTCCCAGTCTTTTTCTG GTATCTCATGGTGCTATTCAATTCACAGCATATGAAGAACTCCGTAAAGTAGTTGTTGACTTCAAGTctaaaaaaaggagaaggcATTCTGGAAGTGCTGATTCAGTGTTG AATTCAGTTGACTATGCAGCTTTGGGGGCATCATCTAAAGTTGCTGCCATTCTTCTATCTTATCCATTCCAG gtGATGCGATCTCGATTGCAG CAACGACCTAGCAGTGAAGGAATTCCAAGATATATGGATAGCTGGCATGTGATAAGGGAAACTGTACG GTTTGAGGGCGTTAGAGGTTTCTACAAGGGAATCACCCCAAATCTTCTGAAAAATGTTCCTGCTGCTTCAATAACATTTATTGTATACGAAAATGTACTGAAATTTCTAAAATTTGCTAGAACGAATGAGTAA
- the LOC18770561 gene encoding folate transporter 1, chloroplastic isoform X1, translating to MSSASQWQWETATAGAIAGFATVAAMHPLDVVRTRFQVHDGRVSNLPTYKNTAHAIFTIARLEGLGGLYAGFSPAVLGSTVSWGLYFFFYGRAKQRYSKNRDEQLSPGLHLASAAEAGALVSLCTNPIWLVKTRLQLQTPLHQTQPYSGFYDALRTIVREEGWAALYKGLLPSLFLQVSHGAIQFTAYEELRKVVVDFKSKKRRRHSGSADSVLNSVDYAALGASSKVAAILLSYPFQVMRSRLQQRPSSEGIPRYMDSWHVIRETVRFEGVRGFYKGITPNLLKNVPAASITFIVYENVLKFLKFARTNE from the exons ATGTCGTCGGCGTCGCAGTGGCAGTGGGAAACTGCCACCGCCGGCGCCATCGCCGGGTTCGCCACTGTCGCGGCGATGCATCCTCTAGACGTTGTCCGTACGAGATTTCAAGTCCACGATGGTCGAGTCTCCAATCTTCCAACTTACAAGAACACGGCTCACGCCATTTTCACCATTGCTCGATTGGag GGCTTGGGAGGACTCTATGCAGGCTTTTCTCCTGCTGTTCTTGGTTCCACTGTTTCATGGGGCTTATATTTCTTCTT CTATGGAAGAGCGAAACAAAGGTATTCTAAAAACAGGGATGAGCAGCTGAGCCCTGGTCTTCATCTCGCTTCTGCAGCAGAAGCTGGTGCTTTG GTTTCTTTGTGCACAAATCCTATTTGGCTTGTAAAAACAAGATTGCAGCTTCAGACTCCTCTTCATCAAACTCAACCATATTCTGGGTTTTATG ATGCCTTAAGAACTATAGTGAGAGAGGAAGGGTGGGCTGCGCTTTATAAAGGTCTTCTTCCCAGTCTTTTTCTG CAGGTATCTCATGGTGCTATTCAATTCACAGCATATGAAGAACTCCGTAAAGTAGTTGTTGACTTCAAGTctaaaaaaaggagaaggcATTCTGGAAGTGCTGATTCAGTGTTG AATTCAGTTGACTATGCAGCTTTGGGGGCATCATCTAAAGTTGCTGCCATTCTTCTATCTTATCCATTCCAG gtGATGCGATCTCGATTGCAG CAACGACCTAGCAGTGAAGGAATTCCAAGATATATGGATAGCTGGCATGTGATAAGGGAAACTGTACG GTTTGAGGGCGTTAGAGGTTTCTACAAGGGAATCACCCCAAATCTTCTGAAAAATGTTCCTGCTGCTTCAATAACATTTATTGTATACGAAAATGTACTGAAATTTCTAAAATTTGCTAGAACGAATGAGTAA
- the LOC18771073 gene encoding uncharacterized protein LOC18771073 → MNEVTHQRIKTNGIWMHIAEQGTGPLVLLLHGFPEIWYSWRHQIGYLAKHGYHVVAPDMRGYGDTDSPLSPTSYSIQHLVGDLVGILDHFGEQKAFIVGHDFGAIAAWHLSLFRPDRVKALIALSAPYFERSSSTRDSESARRIFGDGCYVYQFQQPGRAEKSFARYDYLTVMKKFLLYNKTDYLVAPPGMEIIDYLETPAVLPPWISEEDLQVYAEKFEESGFTGALNYFRTIEQYWELMGPWQGSKITVPAKLIVGDKDIGFEILGTREYVKGSVLKSLVPDLEVVILDGHHFIQQEKAQEVSDEILSFLRKFST, encoded by the exons atGAATGAGGTGACTCACCAAAGGATCAAGACAAATGGGATATGGATGCACATAGCAGAGCAAGGGACAGGCCCTCTTGTGCTTCTCCTCCATGGCTTCCCAGAAATATGGTATTCGTGGCGCCACCAGATTGGTTACTTGGCTAAGCATGGCTACCATGTTGTTGCTCCTGATATGAGAGGCTATGGTGATACTGACTCTCCTCTGAGTCCTACCTCCTACTCTATTCAACACCTTGTTGGAGACCTTGTTGGCATTCTTGATCATTTTGGTGAAcaaaag GCATTTATAGTGGGACATGACTTTGGAGCCATTGCAGCTTGGCATCTGAGCCTGTTCAGGCCTGACAGAGTCAAGGCGCTGATTGCACTTTCTGCTCCATACTTCGAAAGATCTTCCAGCACCAGGGATTCTGAATCTGCGAGGCGAATTTTCGGTGACGGGTGTTATGTTTATCAGTTTCAG CAACCAGGAAGAGCAGAAAAGTCGTTTGCAAGATATGATTATTTGACAGTGATGAAGAAATTCTTGCTGTACAACAAGACAGATTATTTGGTAGCTCCTCCTGGAATGGAGATCATTGATTATTTGGAGACACCAGCTGTGTTGCCACCATGGATTTCTGAGGAGGACCTCCAAGTCTATGCTGAAAAGTTTGAAGAATCTGGCTTCACTGGTGCCCTCAATTATTTTCGTACAATTGAGCA GTACTGGGAGCTCATGGGACCATGGCAAGGATCAAAGATAACTGTTCCAGCAAAGTTGATTGTAGGTGACAAAGACATTGGCTTTGAAATTCTGGGCACAAGGGAATATGTGAAAGGAAGTGTTCTCAAGAGTCTTGTGCCAGACCTGGAAGTCGTGATTTTAGATGGCCACCATTTTATCCAGCAAGAGAAGGCTCAAGAAGTCTCAGACGAAATTCTTTCCTTCCTGCGCAAATTTTCGACATAA
- the LOC18769332 gene encoding uncharacterized protein LOC18769332 has protein sequence MDYMIEVNHQRIKTNGIWLHVAEKGTGPLVLLLHGFPELWYAWRHQINHLAENGYHVVAPDLRGYGDSDSPLNPNSYTIFHIVGDLVGLLDHFGQQKAYVVGHDWGAVAGWHLSLFRPDRVIGLVNLSVPYFPRSPTTKTTEAIRELYGDGTHVIQFQEPGRAERAFARYDYTTVMKKFLLITDNMIAPPDMEFIDFLDTKSALPAWLTEEDIRVFAEKFEESGFTGPFNYYRAMDLSWELLAPWQGSKITVPVKFMIGDKDFGFKSYGTSEYVLGDDFRSLVPNLEVVVIGGHHFIEQENPQEVSSQILSFLREHPVDQ, from the exons ATGGATTACATGATTGAAGTAAATCACCAGAGGATCAAAACCAATGGAATTTGGCTGCATGTAGCAGAAAAAGGAACAGGTCCTCTTGTTCTCTTGCTTCATGGCTTCCCAGAACTCTGGTATGCTTGGCGCCACCAGATCAACCACTTGGCCGAGAATGGCTACCATGTGGTGGCGCCTGACTTGAGAGGCTATGGTGACTCTGATTCTCCTCTCAACCCCAATTCCTACACCATTTTCCACATAGTTGGAGACCTCGTCGGCTTACTTGACCATTTTGGTCAACAGAAG GCATATGTTGTGGGGCATGATTGGGGAGCTGTTGCTGGGTGGCATTTGAGCTTGTTTAGGCCTGATAGAGTGATAGGGCTGGTAAATCTATCTGTTCCATACTTTCCAAGATCTCCAACAACTAAAACTACAGAAGCAATCAGAGAATTGTATGGAGATGGAACTCATGTCATTCAATTCCAG GAACCAGGAAGAGCAGAGAGAGCGTTTGCAAGGTATGACTACACGACGGTGATGAAGAAGTTCTTGCTGATAACCGACAACATGATAGCTCCTCCGGACATGGAATTTATTGATTTCCTGGACACAAAGTCAGCATTGCCAGCGTGGCTAACTGAAGAGGATATCCGGGTCTTCGCTGAAAAATTTGAGGAATCTGGATTCACTGGTCCTTTTAACTACTATCGTGCAATGGACTT GAGTTGGGAGCTTCTTGCACCCTGGCAAGGATCGAAAATTACGGTACCTGTGAAGTTCATGATTGGTGACAAAGATTTCGGCTTTAAGTCATATGGAACAAGTGAATATGTGCTAGGTGATGATTTCAGGAGCCTTGTCCCCAACCTTGAAGTGGTTGTTATAGGCGGCCACCATTTCATCGAGCAAGAGAACCCTCAAGAAGTCTCCAGCCAAATACTTTCCTTCCTGCGTGAACATCCTGTAGATCAATGA
- the LOC109950410 gene encoding putative mediator of RNA polymerase II transcription subunit 26, translating into MAKFANSFDLLGETEDIDVKELISAVDERAEFLEVKKKAIESAKKRAMEEEKRKKEAEKRKEGEKRERLRLSIQKHLLLGGQKNNNGFYRRGQNSQRDFNSQNFRAAPKSADDTRSVSSAASIVLSEISFGSFCKADFEELMKKKKKETEVVVEDGKKKSNINGSLRRKLKKKRNEEKSHSENAAAAGDTTGAAVIAPVQNKPTLSYTLKEYEKMNMKKGENKETAVEQPPQPAQRHPEQPQDHHPAQWQTKQSAQQKAKQSAQRQTKQPQYRHPPQPAQQQLQQPQYRHPPQPAQQQPQQHQYRHPAQRQTKQSAQRQPKQPQNRHRPQPAQQQPNQSAQQLPNQPAQQQPNQPAQQQPNQPAQQPPNQPAQQPPNQPAQQQPNQSVQQPPNQPAQQQQLNNRNDGSWNPVKDRRRRRDWVNYNSDGRFEENCSRQARVANKEFLINPAEFPTLSSK; encoded by the coding sequence ATGGCCAAGTTCGCCAACTCTTTCGACCTGCTGGGCGAGACCGAAGACATCGATGTCAAGGAACTCATCAGCGCGGTTGATGAGAGGGCCGAGTTTTTGGAGGTGAAGAAGAAGGCGATAGAGTCGGCGAAGAAAAGGGcgatggaggaggagaagaggaagaaggaggCGGAGAAGAGGAAGGAGGGGGAGAAGAGGGAGCGGCTGAGGCTGAGTATTCAAAAACATTTATTACTCGGAGGacaaaagaataataatgGGTTTTACAGAAGAGGCCAGAACAGCCAAAGGGATTTCAATTCCCAGAATTTTCGTGCTGCGCCGAAATCTGCTGATGATACTAGATCTGTCTCCAGTGCTGCTAGCATTGTGTTGTCAGAGATATCTTTTGGGAGCTTTTGCAAAGCGGATTTTGAAgagttgatgaagaagaagaagaaggagactGAAGTTGTTGTGGAGGatggaaagaaaaagtcaaataTCAATGGAAGTCTGAGGAGaaaactgaagaagaagaggaacgaGGAGAAAAGCCACAGCGAGAATGCAGCAGCTGCTGGTGATACTACTGGTGCTGCTGTGATTGCTCCTGTTCAGAACAAGCCTACTCTTTCATACACTTTGAAAGAATATGAGAAGATGAATATGAAGAAGGGTGAGAATAAAGAAACCGCTGTCGAACAGCCGCCTCAGCCTGCACAACGGCATCCCGAGCAGCCTCAAGACCACCATCCTGCACAATGGCAGACCAAGCAGTCTGCACAACAGAAGGCCAAGCAGTCTGCACAACGGCAAACCAAGCAGCCTCAATACCGCCATCCACCACAGCCTGCACAACAGCAACTCCAGCAGCCTCAATACCGTCATCCACCACAGCCTGCACAACAGCAACCCCAGCAGCATCAATACCGCCATCCTGCACAACGGCAGACCAAGCAGTCTGCACAACGGCAGCCCAAGCAGCCTCAAAACCGCCATCGACCGCAGCCTGCACAACAGCAGCCCAATCAGTCTGCACAACAGCTGCCCAACCAGCCTGCACAACAGCAGCCCAATCAGCCTGCACAACAGCAGCCCAACCAGCCTGCACAACAGCCGCCCAACCAGCCTGCACAACAGCCGCCCAACCAGCCTGCACAACAGCAGCCCAATCAGTCTGTACAACAGCCGCCCAACCAGCCTGCACAACAGCAGCAGCTTAATAACAGGAATGACGGCTCCTGGAATCCAGTGAAGGATCGTAGACGGCGGCGAGATTGGGTTAACTATAACTCTGATGGTAGGTTTGAAGAAAATTGTTCGCGACAGGCCAGGGTTGCGAATAAGGAATTTTTGATAAATCCTGCTGAATTTCCAACCCTGAGCAGTAAATAA
- the LOC18769569 gene encoding probable ubiquitin-conjugating enzyme E2 18, producing MTSSSASGRKTLSKIACNRLQKELLEWQVNPPAGFKHKVTDNLQRWVIEVNGAPGTLYSNETYQLQVDFPEHYPMEAPQVIFIPPAPLHPHIYSNGHICLDILYDSWSPAMTVSSICISILSMLSSSTMKQRPEDNDRYVKNCRNGRSPKETRWWFHDDKV from the exons ATGACCAGCTCCTCCGCCTCCGGTCGCAAG actTTGAGTAAGATTGCTTGCAATCGGCTCCAGAAGGAGCTCCTGGAGTGGCAGGTCAATCCCCCGGCAGGTTTCAAACACAAAGTCACCGATAATCTCCAAAg GTGGGTGATTGAAGTCAATGGAGCCCCTGGAACTCTCTATTCTAATGAGACCTATCAGCTTCAGGTCGATTTTCCTGAGCATTACCCAATGGAAGCCCCACAG GTTATATTTATCCCTCCTGCTCCACTGCATCCTCATATTTATAGCAACGGTCATATCTGTTTAG ATATTTTGTACGATTCATGGTCACCAGCCATGACTGTTAGTTCCATCTGTATTAGCATTCTCTCCATGCTATCAAGCTCCACCATGAAG CAACGTCCGGAAGATAATGACCGATATGTAAAGAATTGTAGAAATGGCAGATCTCCCAAGGAGACGAGATGGTGGTTTCATGATGATAAAGTGTAA